One Xiphophorus couchianus chromosome 1, X_couchianus-1.0, whole genome shotgun sequence genomic region harbors:
- the samd10b gene encoding sterile alpha motif domain-containing protein 10, translating to MAVDAASSFSFCRASLEHTVSAEELSYQLPRRAGGSNLTWHDGRGQKTAHTRTVKLLQQPGTEGIQLHPGEAFTVYHTSPTLSCLSKPVVLWTQQDVCKWLKKHCPHNYLTYVEAFSHHAITGRALLRLNGEKLERMGIVQDSLRQEVLQQVLQLQVREEVRNLQLLSRTSFGNFS from the exons CGGCGTCCAGCTTCAGTTTTTGCCGTGCCTCCCTGGAGCACACGGTGTCTGCTGAGGAGCTGAGCTACCAGCTGCCGCGTCGGGCCGGAGGCAGCAACCTGACCTGGCACGACGGCCGCGGCCAGAAGACAGCGCACACGCGCACCGTCAAATTACTCCAGCAGCCGGGCACAGAGGGCATCCAG ctgCATCCAGGTGAAGCCTTCACCGTCTATCACACCAGTCCTACGCTGTCCTGTCTGTCCAAACCTGTGGTGCTGTGGACTCAGCAGGATGTCTGCAAGTGGCTGAAGAAGCACTGTCCTCACAACTACCTGACCTACGTAGAGGCCTTCTCCCATCACGCTATCACAG GTCGGGCGTTGCTCCGCCTCAACGGGGAGAAGCTGGAGCGGATGGGAATCGTCCAGGACTCCCTGAGGCAGGAGGTCCTCCAGCAAGTCCTTCAGCTCCAGGTCAGAGAGGAGGTCCGCAACTTGCAGCTCCTTAGCAGAA CCTCCTTTGGAAATTTCTCTTAG